AGAGGACTTTATTTCCGGAAAAGTTGACTGGTACCAGCTTGTTCATCCTGCAGACCAAGAAAAGCTTTTTGATAATAGAGGGAGGTTGGCAGATGACCCCTCACTCTTTATAGAGCACGAGTACCGGATAAGGCACAGGGATGGAAAATTAAGGTGGGTCCGTGAGATTCTCCAGAACGTTTCCGATCCTGCAGGCAAGAAGATAATTATACAGGGGACGGTCTATGATATTAGCAGACAAAAAGAAGCTGAAGAATCTCTTACAAAAATGGAAGAAATCCGTAAAAAGGAAATACATCACCGGATTAAGAATAACCTGCAGGTAATCTCAAGCCTCCTTGAACTTCAGGCAGAGAAGTTTAGCGACATGGAAGTTCTTGAAGCTTTCCGTGAGAGCCAGAACCGTGTTGCTACAATGGCAATAATTCATGAGGAGCTGTACAGGTCAAGAAATAACGAGGCTCTGGATTTTTCAGCTTACCTTCAGAAACTGACAACGGACCTGTTCCACCCATACACTGTCAGAAAAGGGGATGTCAATATGCAGCTCGATATTGAAGAGATTTTCCTGGGAATGGATACTGCAGTTCCTCTAGGGATTATTATCAATGAGCTTGTATCCAATTCTCTGAAACACGGGTTTCCATCAGGTCGGAAAGGTGAAGTTTGCATAAAACTCTGCAGAACAGATGAAAATAATGAGAATAAAAGTATAAGTAATATCATTAATAATACTGGAGCTAAGAGTTCAGTTGATAATAATATCCAGTACACACTGGTAGTTTCGGACAATGGGTTGGGTTTTCCGGAAAATGTTGATTTCAAGAACACGAGCTCCCTGGGTCTCCAGCTGGTAAATATACTTGTCGAGCAACTGGAGGGCACGATCGAACTTGAAAACAATTCGGGAACTAAGTTCAAGATATGGTTTAAGGAGTCCTGCCAGTCATCTGAAAATGTATCCAGTATCAAAGGGGAGATACAATGAAAAAGGCAAAAATTCTGGTTGTTGAAGACCAGAACATCGTCGCTCTGAACATAAGAAACAAACTCAAAAACCTGGGTTATACTGTACCCGGTACTGCATCTACAGGAGAGGAAGCAATCAGAAAAGCAGAGCTGACGAATGCGGATCTTGTTTTGATGGATATCATGTTGAAAGGAGACATGGATGGAATAGAAGCTGCCCGTGAAATAAAAGCCCGCCTTAAAATTCCGGTCCTGTATCTGACAGCTTATACTGACGATGAATCCCTTGAAAGGGCTAAAATGACAGAACCGGCAGGATATATTTCCAAGCCGTTCAAAGAAGAGGACCTGCATAGCAATATTGAGATGGCGCTCCATAAACACAGAACCAAAAAAAAAGATATTGAGAGTTCCAGTAATGATGGATAAAACTCTTCAATAAATCTTAAATAAAGCCTTTATCCGGTTAAAACGGATACTCGTTTCCCAAAAATTCAATATATTTTCTGATAAGTACACTACTGTTCTTACCCGATAAAAACATGGGGTCAACTGGTTAATTATTCAGAATATATTGGAAAATAAGAAGATAAAAAACAGGGGGAAATAACGTATAAAGCAAAGATTCTGGTCGTTGAAGATCAGAATATAGCGGCTCTGAACATTAGAAACAGGTAAAATAATATGGTTATACTGTTTCCATTATTGCTATTTTGGGAGAAGAGGCAATAAGAATAACAGAACTTACAAATCCTGATCTTGTTTTGATGGATATTATGTTTAACGGAGACATGTTTAACGGAGACATGTTTAACGGAGACATGTTTAACGGAGACATGTTTAACGGAGACATGTTTAACGGAGACTTGGTGGGGATTGAGGCAGCTTGCTTAAATAATTTCAGAGATTTCTAGCGCCTGGAGTTCAGGATAGTGACTATATTAAAAAGGATCCAGATGCCGCAGAAAAACCAGAATACAGGTCCTGCGGTGTTTACAAGAAACTCACCTGTTTCCGGATTATCAGGGAAAATATCGATATATAGTGAACCTGCAGTCATCAGCAGGAAACTTGTGATAGTAAATAAAAGTAAGATTGTCCGTATTCCGGGGGTTTTTGGATCTGAGCGAGAAAAACCATTCATAGAATAGATTAGCAGGAGTAGGAATAAATAATTTTTTAAATTAGTTCGTATTAGAGGAAGTTGTGACTCACTAATAAAAAAGTGTGTAAGTGTGGGCTAATTTATTCCTGTTAAGAAAAAAGGGCGTTAACTACATTCTCAAAATTGTGATTGTGGATTGAACCTGTGGATTGAACTGGAGATTGGATGATGAACTCCATTGGAAGTATAACGCCCAGAATATTAAAAGAAAGAAATCTTATATAAACCATTTCAATTTTATATAATTTGCCATGTATATTATAAAACAGGATACAATTTGAAAGTTTATATACTCATAAATATGAGGGAGTTTTCAGCTATAACGCTAAAATTCCCCATTGTAAAGCCCGGGCTCTAATCAGAGTTTGAGGACTTTTGAAGCTTTCAAAGCATCGCTCACCATAGTCTCGATACCAAGCTTTTTTTCCTCAAGAACTATGAGGTCATAATTTGCCTTTACTTCAGGATGCTCCGGAACTGCAGCGCAACCCCCAGCTGGCCTTGTAGATATATCATAAGTTCCAATTCTACGGGCAATATCCACAATCTCGCTTTTGTCAAAGGCGATTAAAGGGTGATAAACCGGGATAGCAAGCTGATAAATTTCGGCATACATGTTGGCCGCAGTCTGGGAGGCTACCTGTCCGAGGGAAGATCCAGTAATAATCCCACTTGCACCTTCTTTTTTCATAACTTCGTAGGCTTCCCTGTACATCATACGTTTGCAGAGTAGGCATGTGTTTTTTCGGTCACATGTTTCGATAAAAACCCCCAGATTTGGACCGTGAGGAAGTTCATAAGTTGTAAACTGGTGCCCTGGAGCCCATGCCTGGAGCTGGCGGATACAGTCAAAAGCGCGTTCTTTCGCCGCATCTTCTGCGTAAGGAGAGTTATTACAGTAAACAGGGATAATCATTACACCGCGCTTCATCATCAGCCATGCAGCAACAGGAGAATCGATGCCACCTGACATCAGCACTACCATACTGCCCTGCGTGCCGAGGGGAAGCCCTCCCACTCCTTTAACCGTCTCCAGGTAAATATAAGCCAGATTCTGCCTCATCTCGACAAAAATTTCCTTATCAGGAGAGCTCAGGTTAACACTGGGATTTATTCCTTCTTTTTCAAGGGCGTTCCAGACAGCATCTCCACAGTTTCTCCCCAGATCCGCTGAAGAAAAAGAATGGTTTCCACTTCTTCTAGCCCGGATAGCAAAAGACTCTCCTTTCCGAATAAGATCTGTTCCAAGAAGTGCACAGTTCCTGGCTGCACTCTCAAGGTCTGGTTCTGTTATTAATGCAGGTGAAGTTGAAACAACCCCAAAAACGTCTGCTGCCACCCCTGCTGCACGTGGATCTGTTGTCTCAATAAATATCCTTCCCCATTCTCTCCTTATCAGGGAATATGGAATGCTCCTTGAGTCCAGCATTGCAGCAATATTCTTCATGAGAATTTTCTCATACCAGTTCCGAACGCCTGTGCTTTTAAGAGCAAGTTCCCCATATCTAACTATAACAACGTTTGCCCGGTTTTCGAAGCTCTGGTGAGAAGAACCGGAGTCCTTGTTATCCGTACTGTCAGTAAAATTATCTGGCATGTTCTTTCTGTCTCTTTTAGTTTTTTTATCAACATCATATACATTTTTTGATTTGATCTCATCAGAATTGCCTTTCATGGATACTTAACGGTTAGGGCGACATAGCGTTTAAAGGTTTCAGGAAAAATAATTTTTCAGGAAAAAGGATATATGCGGCAACCTGGGGGCCTAATGGAAACATTTAAATATGACGATATTTGGGGGAATATGCTAATTTCAGGTACATATATGAAAGAATATTAAAAAACATGAAAAACTGTCCTTGTGGTCTATCATTGTTAATCGGTAATAAATATATACATACCATAATATTATTTTTGGAAAATCTATATAAATCAGGACTTGTATAATATTGTATGCAATTGTGTATTACGCACAATATCGAAGACATTGGGTAAGACTGGGTAAAAATTGCCCACCTATCGAAACGACGCAAACTATAAAAAAAGAGTAACTATTCAGCCATACCTTTAGTAAAAGCAATTTTTCCTCTTTCCGAGGAAAAATTGCATATAAAATAACTCTCTTTTTCAACATCATGCTTACACGTGAAGAAATCCTTGTAACCTATGAAGCTGGTCCTGAAGCAGTTATTGTTGAAATCCAAGGATATGAAGCTATCATGGAGAAACAAGCTTCTCATATTTCTGAACTTGAAGAACGTGTAAGAGTTTTAGAGGCTCGTTTGAATCAAAACAGCCAAAATAGCAGTAAACCTCCTTCTACTGATGTTTTTTGTAATGAGAAACCTAAACCTAAGGGTCGCCACACAAGTAGTGGCAAAAAAGCTGGTGGCCAAAAAGGTCATCCTGGAAAGACTTTTGAAATGGTTGAAAACCCTGATTAGGTCATAGTCCATTCACCGGACTGCTGCGAAAATTGTGGTCATCATCTTGAAGATACTGAAGTTGATGACTATGAACGCAGACAAGAAGCTGAAATTCCTCCTGCAAAAATCATATTTACTGAACATCGTTGTGAAATCAAGAAGTGTCCTCACTGTGGGAAAGTTAACAAAGGCTCTTTTCCAGAGTCTATAAAATTCCCAATTCAATATGGTCCTCGTCTTTTAGCCTCAATTCTGTATTTTAGGAACTATCAATTGATTCCTTATGAAAGGACTTGTGATTTAGTAGAGGATGTATACGGTATACGTATCAGCCCAGCTACCATAAAAAGAGCAGAAAAGAAATGTTTCCAGAACCTGAAACCTTTTGAAAAAGCTGTTATGGAACATCTATTAGCTTCCTATTCTGCACATTGTGATGAGACAGGAATGAGAATTTTAGGGACAAAATGGTGGCTTCATGTAGTATCAAATAGTCTATGGACCTACTATTTCGCACACCCAAAAAGAGGGACAGAAGCAATGGATGCTCTGGGATTTCTTCCGCAATACAAGGGAGTAGCAGTTCATGATGGGCTTGCTTCATACAACAAGTATGGATGTGAACATGCTCTGTGCAACGCTCATCTTAAAAGGGAACTTACTGGGATTGAAGAGAATTTTAAACAGCAATGGGCTAAAGAGATTAATGAACTCCTCAGTGAGATGAAAAAGTATACTGATGAATGCAGAGAGATGGAAATTCCAATAGATCCAGAAAAAGTTCGGGAATTCGAGGAAGTATACGATGCAATAATTCAAGACGGAATCGAGGAAAATCCACCACCTGAGCCCTCAAAAGATCAGGTGAAAAAGAGAGGAAGACCAGCACAAACAAAAGCAAAGAATCTCCTTGATAGGTTCATAATACACAAAGAACCGATTCTGAGATTCCTCAATAACCTGAGAGTTTCGTTTGATAACAATCAAGCAGAGCGAGACATCAGAATGATGAAGCTACAACAGAAAATTTCGGGAACTTTCCGAAGCATAGAAGGAGCGGTAGCTTTCTGCAGAATTAGGGCATACATATCCTCAATTAAAAAGAATGGCATGAATGTAATGGATGCTATTCTAGCGGCGCTCAATGGAGCGCCGCTATTATCCTGATAATTGCAGCACTTTGCTGAAAAAACGTCTTTTTATCAGTGGCTGAATAGTTACAAAAAAGACAACCACGCCAGGGGTGGAGTACCAATGGAAACTCTGAAAAAGCTTGCCGGAAAATCGATAGTAACAGTGATTGCCGCTTATAGCCTTCTGCTGATACTATTTCCTGTGGGCTGGATCGTTTTGCTCGGAACCGTAATCGGAAAGCCGAGCCCAGAAAAAGGATCTGTCGAAGCGAGAGTCCTTGGGGCAGACCTCGAAGTCTGAAACCCCGAGAAAGAAGGCATGGGTGTTAGAAACCAACAAGGAAGCTCACCAGGGGTTTCTGGAAAACATTCTTGCCGCCCAGCACCGGTGTCGAAACAAACAAGGGAGCTCACAAGGCTTCTGGTCAACATTCACACCACCCTCTTGCAATCTGAAAACTGGTTTCAAGCGGGTGTCGGAAAATAACAAGGGAACAGCGGTTTCAAGAAAGCAATCCAGCTACCTACCATATCAAGAGGCGGATCTGGGAGGACTCGGATGAAAAAGATGGAAACGACCGTTTCTGGCAACATTCAGGCAACCCACTTTTTTTTATTACAATATTGTTTTGTTCTGTTTTGATTAGTTATTACAGTTCTCAAATAGATTCTTTACATTTATGCCTTTATCCCGAACTCAAACTTTCTTCCCGCTCCATTAATGATTGTCTTTTTTCCATCCGCGTAGATATATCTTATTGATATGTTTCCGTCCTCGCCGTACTTTGTCCAGATCGTGGTGTTTTTGTCCTGTGACCACATGTACTCGTATCTGGTGGTGTTTTCATCGCTTCCGGTTTCTATCATGGCTCTGCAAAGGGTTTTGTTTTCAAACTCTTCGGTGCCGGCAATTGTCATATTTAGGGCTTTTCCGGTTGTGGGATTTTTAACCTGGACCTGAGAATCTACAGGGCACCAGTTGCCTTCGGTTTGCTCGGGGAGGTTGATATTTATTTCGGTATCATTGCCCGAAATTGATAGTTTTGTTCCTTCTTCACCCATACAACCTGAAGCGAGAAGGGCGGCTGTGAGAAGTAATAGTATTATTACCTGTTTTTTTGACAAGTTTTATCACCTGAGTTTTATCAAAACCTTATTTTCTATCAAAAATTTATCTTCTGCAAGTTTTCATTTCCAATTAAAGATCAGATACAGCCCATAAAAATAATTCTATTATGCCATTTAAATTTGAGGTATTTGAAGGAAAAAAGAGAGTTTCCAAGTATCCATCCTATTTTCCCACCATGAGACTAAATACTTTTTCTCTTAATACTTTTTCTCTTTTTCGGGAATTGAATTTATCACTTTATTAATAAAAATCTCTTACCTGAAATCTTTTTTATGCAGATTGATCAATATCTATGCACAATAATATGTAAATTTATAGTAAATGGGGGGCGTTGGAATAGTTGTTACTACAGTAAAAAGTGGGAAGAGTGAGCTTCAGTGGATGCGTTATCTCCTTTCTACAAGTCCTTATCCCGCAATGAAGGCTGGAACTGATGGAATTCTACTTTACGCAAACGAAGCCTCAGTCCCTTTACTGAAGATCTGGAGAATCGAAACTGGGCAAAAACTTCCTTTGCAAATTCATTCTCTTGTCCGGAAAGCGATTAGGAAAAAAGAAGCTTTAAACATTGAAGTAAAAGGGGATAAAAAAGAATACTTACTCACTTTTAAACCGGTGGAAAGCGGATATGTGCATATCCATGGAATGGACCTTCCACCCATGATAGCAAGAAAGAAAACACTATTTAAGCAGGAAAAGCAGCAAGAAGCATTTCCTGAAGCTCTGATGGACCGGACTGCAGAAATGGCAGCTTCTGCTCTCAAAGCCGAATTCTGCAGAATTTACAAGTTTTCTCACGACTGCATTGACCTTCCGGAAAATCAGCTTTCTATTCAGGAAATCGGATGTTTTAGACAGCCTGATAAGTTAAATGAGCTTGCTGGTGGAATCAGTGTCTTTATAAGAATGCAGGGAAATATCGGTATAGGTGTAACACTTTACAGAACCATGCCGGATGAGTTTGCCCCTGAAGAGGTACGTTTTTTGAGGTATGTCCTGTCTCTGGTACGTAAAATTCTGAAGTGTAAAAGGATTGATTCCGAACTTCAGGACAGGATACATTTTTTAGAATCCCTGCTTGAGGAGATTCCGAACCCTGCTTATTTTAGAGATGTAAGCCAGACTTTTCAGGACCTCAGTGAGCTTTTAGCCGGGAAAGTTGCCCACTCTCCAGATAGAAATACCTCAGGGTATTCGATGCATGAGCTGGAAGAAGTAATTCCAAAAGAGCTTACCGCCATCTACAAAAGAAAAAAGGGTCCAGGAGTTCCAGAAGAGTTCGGGATGATGCCTTGCATCTGCGGTATGTTCAGGGAAAGCGAAGAGGCATTGAAAATAGCCCTTGAAGTCCAGAAAGCGCTCTGGATTGTCATCAATAACAGTCCTGCAGTCGTATTTTTATGGCGAAACGAGAATAAATGGCCTGCAGATTTCGTGTCTGAAAATGTCTCCCAGTTCGGGTATGAGGTCGAAGACTTCACCTCCGGAAGAATACATTACGGCGATATTGTCTATAAGGAGGATCTAAAAAATGTCCAGGAAGAGCTTGACCGCTGCGTAGAAAACAAATTAGAGAGTTTCAGGATGGAATACCGGATCTGTACAAGAGAAGGGGAATCGCGCTGGGTCGATGAGAGGACTTTCATCCAGAGGGATGCAGAAGGTCACGCCACTCATTTTCAGGGGGTGGTCATTGACATTACCGAAAGGAAGGTTGCAGAAGAAGCTCTTGCAAGGGCTGAGCAGCTCCGGAAAAAAGAGATCAATCACAGGATCAAAAATAACCTGCAAATAGTTTCTTCTCTGCTTGACCTGCAGGCTGAACAGTTCAGTGACAGAAAAGTCATCGAGGCTTTCAAGGAAAGTGAAAGTCGGATTGTTTCAATGTCGCTTATACACGAAGAACTCTATGAATCCGGAAATCTTGACATTCTTGATTTCTCGTCTTATCTCCGCAAATTAATAGCTGATCTCTGCCGTTCATACAGTACCGGGAGTTCAGCTATCAGGGTAAACCTTAATATGAAAAAAGTTTTTCTCGGTGTTGACACTGCAGTTTCTCTGGGCATTATAATCAACGAACTTTTCACCAACGCCATCAAATATGCTTTTCCCCAGGGAAAAGGAGGGGAAATAAATGTTGAACTTTTCGAAGAAGGAACCGGAGACACAGTAAACGAAAAAGCAAGCTCAGGTAAACCCCTTATTCTTAAGATTCCCGATGAAGGTCAGAATTTGCATGAACAATTTACTCTTGTTTTTGCAGATAACGGGAAAGGTTTCCCTGAAGAACTGAATATCAGAAACACGGAATCTCTTGGTTTGCAGCTTGTAAATGCTCTTGTGAACCAGATCGGGGGGAGTATAAGCCTTGAAAGAGAAAAAGGAACAAAATTTACACTTAAATTCAGGGAATAAATCAGGGAAATAACCTGAAATAAGGCACATTTGGATATATCTGAACTTCTAAATCTGAAATCTGAAG
The Methanosarcina sp. WWM596 DNA segment above includes these coding regions:
- a CDS encoding response regulator, which codes for MKKAKILVVEDQNIVALNIRNKLKNLGYTVPGTASTGEEAIRKAELTNADLVLMDIMLKGDMDGIEAAREIKARLKIPVLYLTAYTDDESLERAKMTEPAGYISKPFKEEDLHSNIEMALHKHRTKKKDIESSSNDG
- the thiI gene encoding tRNA uracil 4-sulfurtransferase ThiI, whose translation is MPDNFTDSTDNKDSGSSHQSFENRANVVIVRYGELALKSTGVRNWYEKILMKNIAAMLDSRSIPYSLIRREWGRIFIETTDPRAAGVAADVFGVVSTSPALITEPDLESAARNCALLGTDLIRKGESFAIRARRSGNHSFSSADLGRNCGDAVWNALEKEGINPSVNLSSPDKEIFVEMRQNLAYIYLETVKGVGGLPLGTQGSMVVLMSGGIDSPVAAWLMMKRGVMIIPVYCNNSPYAEDAAKERAFDCIRQLQAWAPGHQFTTYELPHGPNLGVFIETCDRKNTCLLCKRMMYREAYEVMKKEGASGIITGSSLGQVASQTAANMYAEIYQLAIPVYHPLIAFDKSEIVDIARRIGTYDISTRPAGGCAAVPEHPEVKANYDLIVLEEKKLGIETMVSDALKASKVLKL
- a CDS encoding histidine kinase dimerization/phosphoacceptor domain -containing protein — translated: MGGVGIVVTTVKSGKSELQWMRYLLSTSPYPAMKAGTDGILLYANEASVPLLKIWRIETGQKLPLQIHSLVRKAIRKKEALNIEVKGDKKEYLLTFKPVESGYVHIHGMDLPPMIARKKTLFKQEKQQEAFPEALMDRTAEMAASALKAEFCRIYKFSHDCIDLPENQLSIQEIGCFRQPDKLNELAGGISVFIRMQGNIGIGVTLYRTMPDEFAPEEVRFLRYVLSLVRKILKCKRIDSELQDRIHFLESLLEEIPNPAYFRDVSQTFQDLSELLAGKVAHSPDRNTSGYSMHELEEVIPKELTAIYKRKKGPGVPEEFGMMPCICGMFRESEEALKIALEVQKALWIVINNSPAVVFLWRNENKWPADFVSENVSQFGYEVEDFTSGRIHYGDIVYKEDLKNVQEELDRCVENKLESFRMEYRICTREGESRWVDERTFIQRDAEGHATHFQGVVIDITERKVAEEALARAEQLRKKEINHRIKNNLQIVSSLLDLQAEQFSDRKVIEAFKESESRIVSMSLIHEELYESGNLDILDFSSYLRKLIADLCRSYSTGSSAIRVNLNMKKVFLGVDTAVSLGIIINELFTNAIKYAFPQGKGGEINVELFEEGTGDTVNEKASSGKPLILKIPDEGQNLHEQFTLVFADNGKGFPEELNIRNTESLGLQLVNALVNQIGGSISLEREKGTKFTLKFRE